CACTCTCTGGGTGGTCCGCCGCCGATACACCTGCCGGGCCTGCAAGACAACATTCAGGCCCCAGCTACCGGAGATGGTGGACGGATTCCGTATGACACTGCGGCTGCATGAGTACGTGGAGAAGGAATCCTTCAACCACCCCTACACCTTTGTGGCGGCACAGACCGGCCTGGACGAGAAGACGGTGCGCGACATCTTCAACGCCCGCGCCGAGTTCCTGGGGCGCTGGCACCGCTTCGAGACGCCCCGCATCCTGGGCATTGACGAGCTATACCTGAACAAGCGCTACCGCTGCATTCTGACCAACATTGAGGAGCGAACCCTGCTCGACCTGCTGGCCACCCGCCGCCAGGACGTGGTGACCAACTACCTGATGAAGCTGAAAGACCGGCAGAAGGTCGAGATCGTCAGCATGGACATGTGGAACCCCTACCGGGCAGCGGTCAAGGCTGTGCTGCCCCAGGCCCGTATCGTGGTCGATAAGTTCCATGTGGTGCGCATGGCCAACGATGCCCTAGAGAGAGTGCGCAAGGGCCTCAGAAAGGAGCTGAAACCGTCCCAGAGCCGGACTCTCAAGGGAGACCGGAAAATCCTGCTGAAACGCGCTCACGAAGTCTCAGACCGGGAGCGCCTCATCATGGAGACCTGGACAGGCGCGTTCCCGCAACTGCTGGCCGCCTACGAGCACAAGGAGCGCTTCTACGGCATCTGGGACGCCACCACACGGCTCCAGGCAGAAGCCGCCCTGGACGAGTGGATAGCCACCATCCCGAAGGGCCAAAAGGAAGTCTGGAGCGATCTGGTCAGGGCAGTGGGAAACTGGCGCGAAGAGACCATGACCTACTTCGAGACGGACATGCCCGTCACCAACGCTTACACGGAGTCCATCAACCGACTGGCCAAGGACAAGAACCGTGAAGGGCGCGGTTACTCCTTCGAGGTGATGCGGGCACGAATGCTCTACACCACGAAGCACAAGAAGAAGGCACCGACTGCGAAGGTCTCTCCTTTCTACAAGAAAACCATCGGTTACGGACTGCCGGACTTCGCAGAGGAACTCAACTACGGAGTCGATCTATCAACCATCTGAGGGTGGTATCAGATTGATGGGGTGAAGGTGCCCCATCAACCATTAAATCCGTATACCCAAAAAAAAGAACAAATAAGCACTGCTGTGAGAAGCCGCATGGCTGAAATTTATGGATGCCCGGAGGCCCTGCTTGTATGTCCATCATGGATGCAAGGTCGAACTGCATGAATAGATAGCTGAATAGATATCTGAATAAATTAAAATCACATCACAATGAAAAGTATGGATAAATACTTCGATAAAAAATAAGCCGGATGGCGGCTACGCCTTATCCGGCCTACAGGTTTTTGCGCAGGCCCGGTAAACGCAGCGCTACCGGGCGACACAATACTTACTCTTTATCGCCCAGCAGAACGGATTCCAGCGCGATTTTGATCATATCGTTGAAGGTCGTCTGACGCTCAGCAGCGCTGGTCTGCTCGTGGGTACGGATATGGTCAGATACGGTGCAGATAGTCAGCGCTTTCGCCCCGAACTCCGCAGCGACGCCGTAGATACCGGCCGCTTCCATTTCTACGCCCAGAATGCCGTATTTCTCCATCACGTCGAACATCTCGCCGCCGTCCGGTGCATAGAACAGGTCAGCAGAGAAGATGTTACCGACGCGCGCGTCAACGCCCAGCGCTTTTGCCGCATCAACCGCGTTACGCACCATACCAAAGTCTGCGATTGCCGCGAAGTCATGGTCTTTAAAACGCATACGGTTAACTTTAGAGTCGGTGCAAGCACCCATACCGATAACCACGTCACGTAACTTAACGTCCATACGCACGGCACCGCAGGAGCCCACGCGGATGATTTTTTTGACGCCGAAGTCGGTAATCAACTCTTTCGCGTAAATGGAGCAGGATGGGATACCCATGCCGTGGCCCATAACAGAAATTTTGCGGCCTTTATAGGTACCGGTGAAGCCCAGCATGCCGCGCACGCTGTTCACTTCACGAATGTCTTCAAGGAAAGTTTCTGCAATGTGCTTCGCACGCAGCGGGTCGCCCGGCATCAGCACAACATCAGCGAAATCACCCATTTCTGCATTAATATGTGGGGTAGCCATCGTAATTTCCTTTATATTTTAAATAGATGAAGGGCGGAAAATGTTCCCGCCCAAATAATCACAGCATGTTTTTGCCGTATTCCATTGGCGACGTACCGAAGTAGGTCGCCAGGGTCTGGCCGATATCCGCAAAGGTTTCACGGTGACCAAGCGAGCCCGGCTTCACTTTCGGGCCATAAACCAGCACCGGAATGTGTTCACGGGTATGGTCAGTACCGGTCCAGCTAGGGTCGCAGCCGTGGTCGGCGGTCAGGATCAGAATATCATCTTCACCCACCAGCTCCATCAGCTCAGGCAGACGGCGATCGAACAATTCCAGTCCGGCGGCGTAACCAGCGATATCACGACGATGGCCCCAGGAAGAGTCGAAGTCGACGAAGTTAGTGAAGACGATGGTCTCGTCACCCGCTTCTTTCATCTCTTTGATGGTGGCATCAAACAGCGCATCCAGGCCGGTCGCTTTCACTTTTTTAGTGATACCGCAGTTGGCGTAGATATCGGCGATTTTACCGACAGAAACGACCTGACCATTTTTCTCGTCGACCAGCTTCTGCAGCACGGTCGCCGCAGGTGGCTCAACGGCCAGGTCATGGCGGTTGCCAGTACGCTGGAAGTTACCCGCTTTATCACCGATAAACGGACGTGCGATAACGCGACCGATGTTGTAGCCGCCTTCGGTCAGCTCTTCACGGGCGATTTCACACAGCTCGTAGAGTTTATCGAGACCATAAGTCTCTTCATGGCAGGCAATCTGGAATACCGAGTCAGCAGAGGTATAGAAAATCGGCTTGCCGGTTTTCATATGCTCTTCGCCCAGTTGGTCGAGGATAACGGTACCGGAAGAGTGGCAATTGCCGAGATAGCCCGGCAAATTAGCGCGCTTAACCAGTTTATCCAACAACTCCTGCGGGAAGCTGTTTTCATGCTCCGGGAAGTAACCCCACTCGAACAGAACCGGCACACCGGCGATTTCCCAGTGGCCTGACGGCGTATCTTTACCGGAAGAGAGTTCATGCGCCCAAGCGTAAGCGCCAATCACTTCCGCATTACCGTCCATTCCGGCGGCAATTTTGCCGGTAGAACCTTCATGTGCTTTCACCAGACCCAGACGAGTCAGGTTAGGCAAATTCAGCGGGCCTTTGCGACCGTTATCAGCCTCGCCTTTGGCGCAAGCTTCTGCAATATGGCCCATGGTGTCTGAACCTACGTCGCCAAAGCGGTCAGCGTCTTCAGTCGCACCGATGCCGAAGGAGTCCAGCACCATAATAAATGCACGTTTCATATTATTCTCCGTACCTTTTGCGCTGCAAAAAAGCGATCAGATCAGTATATAACTATTCGGTGATACGACGATAGACCGTTGGCGTAATTTCGGGCGCTTTATCGTCGAGTTTAATAGCCGCTTTGACTGCTTTGGCGGCTTCCTGCCAGCTGTTTTCATCCTTAGCATGGATAACCGCCAGCGGCCGCTGCGTGTCTACGCTGTCGCCAAGGCGAACTACATCGGTGAAACCCACGCTGTAATCAATCAAATCCGATGCCTGACGGCGACCGCCGCCCATGGATACCACCGCCATACCCAGCGCCCGAGTGTCCATTTGTGCGACAAAGCCAGCACTTTCGGCGTAGACCGCTTTACTCAGCATCGCGGTTGGCAGGTAGTTGTCGTAGTTTTCGATAAAATCGTTCGGCCCTTTCTGCGCAGCGACCATTCGACCAAAGACTTCTGCAGCTTTACCGTTATCCAGTACCGTCTGCAGTTTTGCCCTCGCATCAGCGTCGTTATCCGCCAGCTTGCCGGAAATCAGCATTTCAACGCACAGCGCCATGGTGACATCGAACAGGCGCGGGTTGCGGTATTCACCCGTCAGGAATTGTACCGCTTCACGCACTTCCACCGCGTTACCGGCGCTGGAAGCCAGCACCTGGTTCATGTCGGTCAGCAGTGCGGTGGTGCGCACGCCCGCACCGTTAGAAACGCCAACGATCGCTTCGGCCAGCGCAGCGGAAAGCTCGTAGGTCGGCATAAACGCGCCGCTACCGACTTTCACATCCATGACCAGCGCGTCCAGACCTTCAGCCAGTTTTTTGGCCAGAATCGAAGCGGTAATCAGCGGGATGGAGTCCACCGTCGCGGTAATGTCACGGGTGGCATAAAAACGTTTATCCGCCGGTGCGAGCGAGCTGGTCTGCCCAATAATCGCCACTCCGACGTCTTGAATAATTTCACGAAAACGGCTGTCGTCCGGGAAGATATCAAAGCCCGGAATCGCTTCCAGTTTGTCGAGGGTGCCACCGGTATGACCGAGACCGCGCCCGGAAATCATCGGCACATAGCCGCCGCAAGCTGCGACCATTGGCCCCAACATCAGTGAGGTAACATCACCTACGCCGCCGGTGGAGTGCTTATCGACGATCGGACCGTTGAGATTAAGGCTCTTCCAGTCAAGAACGGTTCCTGAATCCCGCATCGCCATGGTCAGCGAAACCCGTTCTGGCATAGACATATCGTGGAAAAAGATGGTCATAGCTAGCGCGGCGATCTGGCCTTCTGAGATGGTGTTATCGCGGATGCCGTTGATGAAAAAGCGAATTTCTTCATCGCTCAGCGCATGACCATCACGTTTTTTACGAATTATTTCTTGTGCGAGAAACACGGTAACCCCCGATTAATCAGGTTAAATGCAGCGGAAAACCCACTGCAATGAATGATTACTCTAAATAATTCGAGTCGCAGGAAGGCGGCAAGGGAACTCATCCCCAGGAGCTTACTACAGTAAGTGACTGGGGTGAGGGAGTGCAGCTAACGCACCTGCGGCTTGAAGTATGACGAGTAATTAGTAGCTGCTTGCGCTCTTGCCGTCCCCATGGCCCAGCGCTTTCAGCAGGCTTGCCAGCAGGCTGGATGCGCCAAAGCGGTAGTGGCGAGAATCAGCCCAGTCGGCACCGAACAGTTCGTCGGCAATGGCGAGGAATTGCTGCGCGTCTTCTGCGCTACGCACCCCGCCAGCCGGTTTGAAACCAACGGTTTTTTCCACACCCATATCGCGAATAACTTCCAGCATGATGCGAGCACTTTCCGGTGTGGCGTTTACCGGCACTTTACCTGTTGACGTTTTGATGAAATCCGCACCGGCCTTGATAGAGATTTCAGAAGCTTTGCGAATCAGCGCTTCTTCTTTCAGCTCGCCGGTTTCGATAATCACTTTCAGCAGCACGTTTGCCGCCGCACAGGCTTCTTTACAGGCTTTCACCAGGTCAAAACCAACCTGCTCATTGCCAGCAATCAGGGCGCGATAAGGGAACACGACGTCTACTTCATCGGCACCGTAGGCAATTGCCGCACGGGTTTCCGCCAGCGCGATATCAATATCATCGTTACCGTGCGGGAAGTTGGTGACTGTCGCAATGCGGATGTCCGGGGTACCCTGCTCGTTCAGCGTTTTACGCGCAATGGGGATAAAGCGCGGGTAGATACAAACCGCAGCGGTGTTACCTACCGGAGTTTTTGCCTGATGACACAGGGCGATCACCTTTTCATTAGTGTCGTCATCATTCAGGGTGGTCAGGTCCATCAATTTCAACGCGCGCAGGCTGCTTGCAGATAAATCTGTCATTTCATACTCCGACGGCCTATTGCCGATTTAAAGTTTGTTCACCTTGCGAGTCTGTTACTATTGTAACATCACCTCGCAGTCACACTTCGATATACATCACAGTTAATGAAAACTTATTACTAATTTGCATTACTGTAACGTGATAAAAATCACATAATAAAGCTCAACAGATGCATCACAAGCCCGAAACTCTCTTTAAGCATAATCAGGATTCTTGAGCCTGCGATAATGTTATTATAATAACATAAAAACTCACTATAACTCGACATCGGTGCGCACATTTTGTGCGAAAAAAACCATTGAATCCATTATCAATTGATAATTAATGATTTTATTTCAATTAAAAAATGATGGAATTTTAACAATCAGAAGAGAGATGCCAGCGGCGACATTGCCGCTGGCATCCAGGGAGTTAACAGCGAAGTTATAACGCGAGGAATACGCCGGCAATTGTGGCGCTCATCAGGTTAGAGAGCGTACCCGCCGCAACGGCCCGCATGCCCAATTGAGCAATTTCCTGGCGGCGGCTGGGAGCCATACCGCCCAACCCGCCAATCAGAATCGCTATCGACGACAGGTTGGCAAAACCACACAAAGCAAAGGAGATGATGGCCTTGGTTTGCGTTGAAATCACCTGCAAGCCAGCAGCGGCCACCTCGGCATCAGCCTTGAGATATTCGCCAAAGTTCATATAAGCAACAAACTCGTTAATGATCAGCTTCTGGCCGATAAATGAACCAGCAACGGTTGCCTCGCTCCACGGTACGCCAATCACCCACGCCAGCGGCGAGAAGACCCAGCCAAGGATCATTTGCAGCGACAGGTCCGGATGGTTAAACCAGCCACCTACGCCGGAGAGAATACCGTTGACCAGCGCGATCAGCGCGATAAACGCCAGCAACATCGCGCCCACGTTAAGCGCCAGCTGCATCCCGGAAGCGGCACCGGACGCGGCAGCGTCCAGAACGTTTGCCGGAGCCTCTGGATCGGCGTCATTTTTCTCCACCGCCGTATTGTCCCGAGGCTGCTCGGTTTCCGGCACGATAATCTTCGCGAACAGCAGACCGCCCGGTGCCGCCATAAACGAAGCGGCAATCAGATATTCCAGCGGCACGCCCATCTGGGCATAACCTGCAAGAACCGACCCCGCAACAGAGGCCAGACCGCCACACATCACCGCAAACAGTTCAGAGCGGGTCATGGTCGCAATATAAGGACGTACCACCAGCGGCGCTTCGGTTTGGCCGACGAAGATATTCGCCGTCGCGGAGAGCGATTCCGTGCGCGAAGTTTTCAGCACCGCACGCAGCGCTCCGCCGAGAATGCGGATGACAAACTGCATAATGCCGAGATAGTAAAGTACGGCGATCAGCGAGGAGAAGAAAACGATGACCGGCAGAACGCGCAGAGCAAAAACAAACCCACCGCCACCGAATACCTCAAACATCTTATCGGAAACCAGCCCGCCAAAAATAAAGCTGATGCCCTCGTTGCCGTAAGCAATGACGTTAGCAACGCCGTTCGACATAGCCAGCAGCGCCGTACGCCCGGCCGGTACGTAGAGAATTAGCGCACCGATCCCCACCTGGAGGATCCAGGCACCGAGGACAGTACGAAGGTTGATGGCTTTTCGATTACTGGAGAGAAGCACAGCGATGGCTAACAGCACCACCATGCCGATAAGTCCCATGAGAATTTGCATACAGAGTCCCTGTGTATTGATAGTTCAGCCTTAAAACCTCGCGATTATAACGACATGGAACCATCACGCCCGTCTCAGCTCACACATTTTAAGCAAAACAATGAGATAAAAAGGTAAGAATGAGATCTAAATCACTCAGCAGAGCATCACAGGATAGAAAAAACCTCTTTTGTATTATGAATCAGAGCATTAGCGATTTCATTCGCAGACTCCTGGCGCAGCTCACACAGGGTGGCGAAAACGCGAGCAGCCTGCTCTGGTCGGTTCGGCTGCCCCTGAAAGCCATTTAATGGCATATCCGGCGCATCGGTCTCCAACAGCAGCGCCGAAAGCGGCAGTTGCGCCATAACATCGCGGGTTTTACTGGCGCGCGGGTAGGTAATCGTGCCGCCCACGCCAATTTTATAGCCGAGCTGCACAAAACGCTCCGCCTGCTGCAAGCTGCCAGCAAAGCCGTGCACCACGCCGGTTCGCGGCAAGGCATGTTTTTTCAGCAACATCGCCAACTTATCGTGAGTACGCCTGGAGTGAAGGATTACTGGCAGATCATAGCGTTTCGCCAGGCGCAATTGCACCTCAAATACGCTAAGTTGACGTTCAAATTGTGGATCTTCGCGATAGAGATCGAGGCCAATTTCACCGACTGCAACCAGCTTGCTGGGGCGTTGAGCCAAATAGACCTCAAGTTGCTCCAGGCTACTCTCGTCATGCCGCTCAATCACGATGGGATGTAAGCCGAGCGCGGCGTAGAGCGCGTTATGTTGCTCCGCTAGCGCCAATACGCGCTCAAAGTTGTCTGCTTCTATGGCCGGAACCACAATCTGCGTGACCCCAGCCTGCACCGCTCGGGCAATGCTGGCGGTTTCGTCGCCGGTAAAAGGGGGAAAGTCGAAGTGGCAATGGGTATCAATAAATCGCAAAGTCACGCCAGATCCTCATTATTAAAGCTGGGGTCGTTGGCCTGCGGTGCCGCAACAATCGGAGCCTGAAGGACCTCATTTGCTACCGGAGCCGGCGGGACTACCACCGTTTTGGGCACGGCAATTCGCGGCGCATGACGCAGCAGCGGCGGCCTGTCGGCCAGCAGTTTACCAACCGTAGCGAGGAAATAACGTCCGCATTGGCGTCCGGTCTTGTAGTCCTCCAGCAAAGCGGGAAGGCGGCTTCCCAATGCCATACTTTTCAGTGGCTTCTGCGGATAAATCTCCAGAATGCGCAGCTTGCCCGGCGGTTTCTCAATAAACTGCTGCGTGGAACGATAAGTCGATTCATGATGCTGCACCAGGTTCACGAACGGCTGTAGGCTGCTTTCCCCAAGCCAGCGCTCCATACGTTTAAACCACTGCGGGGTATAGTACATCTGGGAAGGAACCGTGCGGATCACTACGATCGTTTGCGCCCCACGGCGGGCAGCTTCCTGGACAGGGATCGCATCGCTGACGCCGCCATCAAGATAGCTCACTCCATCCAGCATCACGCCGCTACGATAAAAACCCGGAATGGCACTGGAGGCTCGAATCAGGTCAAGCCAGGTCTGCTGGGTTGGCGCAAAATAATTCGGCGTATAGTCATCACCGCGGCAGGCACACATCCAGAACTGTTTCCCCTGAGCAAAACGATCTTCAGCGTAGGTCATCGCCAGCGGCATCTTTTTCGCGGTGCTGTCCACCAGCCAGTCGAGATCAATAAGATTACCGCCGCGCACAA
This Klebsiella sp. RHBSTW-00484 DNA region includes the following protein-coding sequences:
- a CDS encoding metal-dependent hydrolase, with product MTLRFIDTHCHFDFPPFTGDETASIARAVQAGVTQIVVPAIEADNFERVLALAEQHNALYAALGLHPIVIERHDESSLEQLEVYLAQRPSKLVAVGEIGLDLYREDPQFERQLSVFEVQLRLAKRYDLPVILHSRRTHDKLAMLLKKHALPRTGVVHGFAGSLQQAERFVQLGYKIGVGGTITYPRASKTRDVMAQLPLSALLLETDAPDMPLNGFQGQPNRPEQAARVFATLCELRQESANEIANALIHNTKEVFSIL
- a CDS encoding ISL3-like element ISPpu12 family transposase, translating into MTELPDNILHLPQYQVLGCKSTDDEMHFQVDVPDPIACEECGVQGEFVRFGKRDVPYRDLPIHGKRVTLWVVRRRYTCRACKTTFRPQLPEMVDGFRMTLRLHEYVEKESFNHPYTFVAAQTGLDEKTVRDIFNARAEFLGRWHRFETPRILGIDELYLNKRYRCILTNIEERTLLDLLATRRQDVVTNYLMKLKDRQKVEIVSMDMWNPYRAAVKAVLPQARIVVDKFHVVRMANDALERVRKGLRKELKPSQSRTLKGDRKILLKRAHEVSDRERLIMETWTGAFPQLLAAYEHKERFYGIWDATTRLQAEAALDEWIATIPKGQKEVWSDLVRAVGNWREETMTYFETDMPVTNAYTESINRLAKDKNREGRGYSFEVMRARMLYTTKHKKKAPTAKVSPFYKKTIGYGLPDFAEELNYGVDLSTI
- a CDS encoding NupC/NupG family nucleoside CNT transporter, encoding MQILMGLIGMVVLLAIAVLLSSNRKAINLRTVLGAWILQVGIGALILYVPAGRTALLAMSNGVANVIAYGNEGISFIFGGLVSDKMFEVFGGGGFVFALRVLPVIVFFSSLIAVLYYLGIMQFVIRILGGALRAVLKTSRTESLSATANIFVGQTEAPLVVRPYIATMTRSELFAVMCGGLASVAGSVLAGYAQMGVPLEYLIAASFMAAPGGLLFAKIIVPETEQPRDNTAVEKNDADPEAPANVLDAAASGAASGMQLALNVGAMLLAFIALIALVNGILSGVGGWFNHPDLSLQMILGWVFSPLAWVIGVPWSEATVAGSFIGQKLIINEFVAYMNFGEYLKADAEVAAAGLQVISTQTKAIISFALCGFANLSSIAILIGGLGGMAPSRRQEIAQLGMRAVAAGTLSNLMSATIAGVFLAL
- the deoA gene encoding thymidine phosphorylase, producing the protein MFLAQEIIRKKRDGHALSDEEIRFFINGIRDNTISEGQIAALAMTIFFHDMSMPERVSLTMAMRDSGTVLDWKSLNLNGPIVDKHSTGGVGDVTSLMLGPMVAACGGYVPMISGRGLGHTGGTLDKLEAIPGFDIFPDDSRFREIIQDVGVAIIGQTSSLAPADKRFYATRDITATVDSIPLITASILAKKLAEGLDALVMDVKVGSGAFMPTYELSAALAEAIVGVSNGAGVRTTALLTDMNQVLASSAGNAVEVREAVQFLTGEYRNPRLFDVTMALCVEMLISGKLADNDADARAKLQTVLDNGKAAEVFGRMVAAQKGPNDFIENYDNYLPTAMLSKAVYAESAGFVAQMDTRALGMAVVSMGGGRRQASDLIDYSVGFTDVVRLGDSVDTQRPLAVIHAKDENSWQEAAKAVKAAIKLDDKAPEITPTVYRRITE
- the deoB gene encoding phosphopentomutase — protein: MKRAFIMVLDSFGIGATEDADRFGDVGSDTMGHIAEACAKGEADNGRKGPLNLPNLTRLGLVKAHEGSTGKIAAGMDGNAEVIGAYAWAHELSSGKDTPSGHWEIAGVPVLFEWGYFPEHENSFPQELLDKLVKRANLPGYLGNCHSSGTVILDQLGEEHMKTGKPIFYTSADSVFQIACHEETYGLDKLYELCEIAREELTEGGYNIGRVIARPFIGDKAGNFQRTGNRHDLAVEPPAATVLQKLVDEKNGQVVSVGKIADIYANCGITKKVKATGLDALFDATIKEMKEAGDETIVFTNFVDFDSSWGHRRDIAGYAAGLELFDRRLPELMELVGEDDILILTADHGCDPSWTGTDHTREHIPVLVYGPKVKPGSLGHRETFADIGQTLATYFGTSPMEYGKNML
- the deoC gene encoding deoxyribose-phosphate aldolase, translated to MTDLSASSLRALKLMDLTTLNDDDTNEKVIALCHQAKTPVGNTAAVCIYPRFIPIARKTLNEQGTPDIRIATVTNFPHGNDDIDIALAETRAAIAYGADEVDVVFPYRALIAGNEQVGFDLVKACKEACAAANVLLKVIIETGELKEEALIRKASEISIKAGADFIKTSTGKVPVNATPESARIMLEVIRDMGVEKTVGFKPAGGVRSAEDAQQFLAIADELFGADWADSRHYRFGASSLLASLLKALGHGDGKSASSY
- the deoD gene encoding purine-nucleoside phosphorylase, translating into MATPHINAEMGDFADVVLMPGDPLRAKHIAETFLEDIREVNSVRGMLGFTGTYKGRKISVMGHGMGIPSCSIYAKELITDFGVKKIIRVGSCGAVRMDVKLRDVVIGMGACTDSKVNRMRFKDHDFAAIADFGMVRNAVDAAKALGVDARVGNIFSADLFYAPDGGEMFDVMEKYGILGVEMEAAGIYGVAAEFGAKALTICTVSDHIRTHEQTSAAERQTTFNDMIKIALESVLLGDKE
- a CDS encoding patatin-like phospholipase family protein, with product MGHRIPVTLGNITPLSVKPFQPGKLALVCEGGGQRGIFTAGVLDEFMRAGFNPFDMMFGTSAGAQNLSAYMCNQPGYARKVITRYTTAREFFDPMRFVRGGNLIDLDWLVDSTAKKMPLAMTYAEDRFAQGKQFWMCACRGDDYTPNYFAPTQQTWLDLIRASSAIPGFYRSGVMLDGVSYLDGGVSDAIPVQEAARRGAQTIVVIRTVPSQMYYTPQWFKRMERWLGESSLQPFVNLVQHHESTYRSTQQFIEKPPGKLRILEIYPQKPLKSMALGSRLPALLEDYKTGRQCGRYFLATVGKLLADRPPLLRHAPRIAVPKTVVVPPAPVANEVLQAPIVAAPQANDPSFNNEDLA